A region of Spiribacter roseus DNA encodes the following proteins:
- a CDS encoding DUF1365 domain-containing protein, with product MSADDALTLYAGRLFHERRIAPLYRFRYRVFSLLLDIDRLDEADRRHRLFSYNRFNLIGFRDRDHGPKDGSPLRPWIDARLAEAGIDLAGGRVQLLCYPRVLGYVFNPLSLWYCRHADGSLRAVLAEVRNTFGEWHGYLIHDQGAALSERLHDRAHKVFHVSPFLPRNGHYRFRLQAPGERYGATVNWHSAEQPETPALIAVQTGERRRGGDLGLLRIAVTVPLMTLKVITAIHWQALKIWLRGGRFHRRPAPPDSEISQ from the coding sequence ATGAGCGCCGACGACGCGCTCACCCTGTATGCCGGCCGGCTCTTCCACGAGCGCCGCATCGCCCCGTTGTACCGGTTCCGCTATCGGGTGTTCAGCCTGTTGCTGGATATCGACCGGCTGGATGAGGCGGACCGGCGCCATCGGCTGTTCTCGTATAACCGCTTCAACCTGATCGGGTTCCGCGACCGCGATCACGGGCCCAAGGATGGCTCGCCGCTGCGGCCCTGGATTGACGCGCGGCTGGCCGAGGCGGGCATCGACCTCGCGGGCGGGCGCGTGCAGCTGCTGTGCTACCCGCGGGTCCTGGGGTATGTCTTCAATCCCCTGTCACTGTGGTACTGCCGGCACGCCGACGGCAGCCTGCGCGCGGTGCTGGCCGAGGTGCGGAACACCTTCGGTGAATGGCATGGCTACCTCATCCACGACCAGGGCGCGGCGCTGTCCGAGCGCCTGCACGACCGCGCCCACAAGGTTTTCCATGTCTCGCCGTTCCTGCCGCGGAACGGTCACTACCGCTTCCGCCTTCAGGCGCCGGGCGAGCGCTATGGCGCCACCGTGAACTGGCACAGCGCCGAGCAGCCCGAGACACCGGCGCTGATCGCGGTACAGACCGGTGAGCGCCGGCGGGGCGGCGATCTGGGCTTGCTCCGCATCGCCGTGACGGTACCCTTGATGACCCTGAAAGTGATCACTGCCATTCACTGGCAGGCCCTGAAAATCTGGCTCCGGGGCGGACGTTTCCACCGCAGACCGGCGCCGCCGGATTCGGAGATCAGTCAATGA
- a CDS encoding NAD(P)/FAD-dependent oxidoreductase gives MQSRRIAVVGSGVAGISAAWMLSQRYEVTLFEASDRLGGHSHTVDCDLPEGRVPVDTGFIVYNEPNYPQLKALFEHLAVATLDSNMSFAFAARDIDLEYAGSGLGTLFAQRRNLIRPRFLGMVRDILRFNKAAHERLTDGTRGDDISLGALLDELGMGEAFRRYYLLPMSAAIWSCPQDVMLAFPARSFLQFFYNHGLIQLKDRPQWRTVAGGSREYLERLRPAIAHIHTGTPVGSVQRTDAGVRLAGPGGDLGTFDEVVLAAHGDQSLAMLDAPRDDEARLLSAFRYQMNEAFLHTDAQLMPRRRAVWSSWNHLTTESVDGTRPVSVTYWMNRLQSLPTDTDVFVTLNPLETPRPASVIQQQTYDHPVFDRDAIAAQAGLGNLQGNDRLWYCGSYHGYGFHEDALASAVRVAERLGAPAPWQRDAVA, from the coding sequence ATGCAATCTCGGAGAATCGCGGTGGTGGGGAGCGGCGTTGCGGGCATCAGCGCCGCCTGGATGCTCTCGCAACGCTATGAGGTGACGCTTTTCGAGGCCTCGGACCGGCTCGGCGGCCACAGCCATACGGTGGACTGCGACCTGCCGGAGGGCCGGGTGCCGGTGGATACCGGCTTCATCGTCTATAACGAGCCCAACTACCCGCAGCTGAAGGCGCTGTTCGAGCATCTCGCGGTGGCGACCCTTGACTCGAACATGTCGTTCGCCTTCGCCGCCCGCGATATCGACCTGGAATATGCCGGCAGCGGGCTCGGCACCCTGTTCGCCCAGCGCCGCAATCTGATCCGCCCGCGTTTTCTGGGCATGGTGCGCGACATCCTGCGCTTTAACAAAGCCGCCCACGAGCGCCTGACGGACGGTACCCGCGGCGATGACATCAGCCTGGGCGCGCTGCTCGACGAGCTGGGCATGGGCGAGGCGTTCCGGCGCTACTATCTGCTGCCCATGAGTGCCGCGATCTGGTCCTGCCCGCAGGACGTGATGCTGGCCTTTCCGGCGCGCTCGTTTCTGCAGTTTTTCTACAACCACGGCCTGATCCAGCTCAAGGACCGGCCGCAGTGGCGGACCGTAGCGGGTGGCAGCCGCGAATACCTCGAGCGCCTGCGTCCGGCCATCGCGCATATCCACACCGGGACCCCCGTGGGCTCGGTCCAGCGCACGGACGCGGGGGTGCGCCTGGCAGGCCCCGGTGGCGACCTGGGTACCTTCGATGAGGTGGTGCTGGCCGCGCACGGCGACCAGAGCCTGGCCATGCTCGATGCCCCGCGCGATGACGAGGCGCGGCTGCTAAGTGCGTTCCGCTACCAGATGAACGAGGCGTTTCTGCATACCGATGCGCAGCTGATGCCCCGACGCCGCGCCGTCTGGTCATCGTGGAACCATCTGACCACTGAAAGCGTCGACGGGACACGACCCGTTTCCGTGACCTACTGGATGAACCGACTGCAATCCCTGCCCACTGACACCGATGTCTTCGTGACGCTGAACCCGCTCGAGACCCCGCGGCCGGCGAGCGTCATCCAGCAACAGACCTACGACCATCCGGTGTTCGACCGCGATGCCATCGCCGCACAGGCCGGACTGGGCAACCTCCAGGGCAATGATCGGCTCTGGTACTGCGGCAGCTACCATGGCTATGGTTTCCACGAAGACGCCCTCGCCAGCGCGGTGCGGGTGGCCGAGCGCCTCGGCGCCCCCGCGCCCTGGCAGCGAGACGCGGTGGCATGA
- the moaB gene encoding molybdenum cofactor biosynthesis protein B, producing MTEPREFTPLSVAVLTVSDTRTVADDRSGQTLRELAAADGHRIADHRIVTDDRYAIRAVVSAWIADPGVHAVICTGGTGFSQRDVTPEAIEVLFDRTIPGFGERFRQLSHASVGSSTLQSRALAGIANRTLVVALPGSTGACRDGWSGLLSEQLDVTHRPCNLAELALGL from the coding sequence GTGACCGAACCCCGTGAATTCACCCCGCTCAGTGTGGCGGTGCTGACGGTCTCCGACACGCGCACCGTGGCGGACGACCGATCCGGGCAGACCCTGCGCGAGCTGGCGGCGGCCGATGGCCATCGAATCGCCGACCACCGGATCGTCACCGACGACCGCTACGCCATTCGTGCCGTGGTCTCGGCGTGGATCGCCGATCCCGGCGTTCACGCGGTGATCTGCACCGGCGGGACCGGGTTTTCGCAGCGGGACGTGACCCCGGAGGCCATCGAGGTGCTGTTCGATCGCACCATCCCCGGCTTTGGCGAGCGGTTTCGACAGCTCTCCCACGCCAGCGTCGGCAGCTCGACGCTGCAGTCGCGGGCGCTGGCCGGTATCGCCAACCGCACCCTGGTGGTGGCGCTGCCGGGCTCGACCGGCGCCTGCCGGGATGGCTGGTCGGGACTGCTCAGCGAGCAGCTCGATGTTACCCACCGCCCCTGCAACCTGGCGGAACTGGCGCTGGGACTGTGA
- a CDS encoding TetR/AcrR family transcriptional regulator, with amino-acid sequence MSGTPPQARPRGEMRRRILRLAGEWLQTRGYHGFSFGQLAEALEVGSSAIHYHFPAKADLATALFRQYREDLVRWCQQMSASPLEASEQIERFLDLEARHLDDQRVCPLGVAAVEYASLPAGACAEAEGLRDDLLEWLAATLDAGRRAGTLEFPGSARDQARVVMAAAQGGLQLARLHGRGDFAAVRRALLANLAGSSV; translated from the coding sequence GTGAGCGGGACGCCGCCCCAGGCCCGCCCGCGTGGCGAAATGCGGCGGCGGATTCTGCGTCTCGCCGGTGAATGGCTGCAGACCCGCGGCTATCACGGCTTCAGCTTTGGCCAGCTGGCCGAGGCGCTGGAGGTGGGCAGCAGCGCCATTCACTATCACTTTCCGGCCAAGGCGGATCTCGCCACCGCGCTATTTCGCCAGTATCGCGAGGACCTCGTCAGGTGGTGCCAGCAGATGAGCGCGAGCCCGCTGGAGGCCAGCGAGCAGATCGAGCGGTTTCTGGACCTGGAGGCCCGCCACCTCGATGACCAGCGCGTCTGCCCGCTGGGGGTGGCGGCGGTGGAGTACGCCAGCCTGCCCGCCGGTGCCTGCGCCGAGGCCGAGGGCCTGCGCGACGATCTGCTCGAATGGCTGGCGGCCACCCTGGACGCCGGGCGCAGGGCCGGCACGCTGGAGTTTCCGGGCTCGGCCCGCGATCAGGCCCGGGTGGTGATGGCGGCCGCCCAGGGCGGTCTGCAGCTGGCCCGGCTGCACGGTCGTGGCGACTTTGCGGCCGTCCGCCGGGCGCTGCTGGCCAACCTCGCGGGCAGCAGCGTCTAG
- the rpe gene encoding ribulose-phosphate 3-epimerase has product MNDLIIAPSILAADLARLGDEVDQVIRAGADWVHFDVMDNHYVPNLSFGPVVCQALRRHGIKAPIDVHLMVSPVDRIIPDFAAAGADLISFHPEASAHVDRSLQLIRDQGCQTGLVFNPATPLDALRYVIDKVDLILLMSVNPGFGGQQFLPVTLEKLREARALIDAQSRPIRLEVDGGVGPDNIEAVVAAGADTVVAGSAIFGQPDYAAVIDTLRQRAARAAS; this is encoded by the coding sequence ATGAATGATCTGATTATCGCCCCCTCGATCCTCGCCGCCGACCTCGCCCGTCTGGGCGACGAGGTGGACCAGGTGATCCGCGCCGGTGCCGACTGGGTCCACTTTGATGTCATGGACAACCACTACGTGCCCAACCTGAGCTTTGGGCCGGTGGTCTGCCAGGCCCTGCGCCGGCATGGCATCAAGGCGCCCATCGATGTCCACCTGATGGTCAGTCCGGTGGATCGCATCATCCCCGACTTCGCCGCCGCCGGCGCCGACCTGATCAGCTTTCACCCCGAGGCCTCGGCGCATGTCGACCGCAGCCTGCAGCTGATCCGCGACCAGGGCTGCCAGACCGGGCTGGTGTTCAACCCCGCGACCCCGCTGGATGCCCTGCGCTATGTCATCGACAAGGTCGACCTGATCCTGCTGATGTCGGTGAACCCCGGGTTCGGCGGCCAGCAGTTCCTGCCGGTCACCCTCGAGAAGCTGCGCGAGGCCCGGGCGCTGATTGATGCGCAATCGCGCCCGATTCGCCTGGAGGTGGACGGCGGTGTCGGCCCGGATAACATCGAAGCGGTGGTCGCCGCAGGTGCCGATACCGTGGTCGCCGGCTCGGCGATCTTCGGCCAGCCGGACTATGCCGCGGTGATCGACACCCTGCGCCAGCGGGCCGCCCGGGCGGCGTCATGA
- a CDS encoding phosphoglycolate phosphatase: MKPLQAGGLLFDLDGTLVDSAPDLATAVNHSLADLGHAALSETRVRQWIGDGARRLVARAIAGRRDIDAEPPETEAALARFFVHYHDCLCDRSQLYPGVRDGLDRLRALGRPMAVVTNKPAAFTGPLLEALGIAGYFAATVSGDTLGVKKPDPAPLIHAADQLGVAVGDCLYVGDSAADQGAAAAAGMPLVRVPYGYPGDDAIFADHPAAMTLTIDQLATGLTNAS, from the coding sequence ATGAAGCCGCTGCAAGCCGGCGGCCTGCTGTTCGACCTTGACGGCACGCTGGTGGACAGCGCCCCGGATCTGGCCACCGCGGTCAACCACAGCCTCGCCGATCTGGGCCATGCCGCGCTGAGCGAGACCCGGGTGCGGCAGTGGATTGGTGATGGCGCCCGCCGGCTGGTGGCCCGGGCGATCGCGGGTCGACGCGACATTGATGCCGAGCCGCCGGAAACCGAGGCCGCGCTGGCGCGGTTTTTCGTCCACTACCACGACTGTCTGTGCGATCGCAGTCAGCTGTACCCCGGAGTCCGCGACGGGCTTGATCGCCTCCGGGCGCTGGGCCGCCCGATGGCGGTGGTCACCAACAAGCCGGCGGCGTTCACCGGGCCGCTGCTCGAGGCGCTGGGCATCGCCGGGTATTTCGCGGCGACGGTCAGCGGCGACACGCTGGGGGTCAAAAAGCCCGACCCCGCGCCCCTGATCCATGCCGCCGATCAGCTTGGGGTGGCCGTCGGCGACTGCCTGTATGTGGGTGATTCCGCTGCTGACCAGGGGGCCGCCGCGGCGGCGGGCATGCCGCTGGTGCGGGTGCCTTACGGTTATCCCGGCGACGATGCTATCTTCGCCGATCACCCAGCGGCGATGACGCTGACCATCGACCAGCTCGCAACAGGGCTCACGAACGCATCATGA
- the trpE gene encoding anthranilate synthase component I, whose translation MNQDTIAEHRQHGFNRVPLVRELLADLETPLSTYLKLAADAGSYLFESVQGGEKWGRYSIIGLPCQRQYRIHGHRIETWENGECTATQTVDDPLEWVEHRHRAVRAAPPEGLPGLPRFIGGLVGYFGYDTIRYIEPRLAECPNPDPLGVPDILLMESEEVLVFDNLAGRLYVVVNIDPAEADGLARGEARLDGLATQLRTRTLQDAAPATPRVVAEEDFDSSIGRDDYEAIVERIRQYIIDGDCMQVVPSRRMSADYHGRPLDLYRALRGTNPSPYLFFLDFGDFQVVGSSPEILARLEDGEATVRPIAGTRRRGATAEEDRALETELLADPKERAEHLMLIDLGRNDIGRVSELGSVRLTDRMTIERYSHVMHIVSNVTGRLREGLGPMDLLRATHPAGTLSGAPKIRAMEIIDEVEPVKRGVYGGAVGYLSWSGNMDTAIAIRTAVIKDGRVHVQAGGGVVHDSDPQAEWEETVNKGRALFRAVAMAEAGLEPR comes from the coding sequence ATGAACCAGGACACCATCGCCGAGCACCGCCAGCACGGTTTCAACCGCGTGCCGCTGGTGCGCGAGCTGCTCGCCGACCTCGAGACGCCGCTTTCCACCTATCTCAAGCTGGCCGCCGATGCCGGCAGCTATCTGTTCGAATCGGTCCAGGGCGGCGAGAAGTGGGGGCGCTATTCGATCATCGGGCTGCCCTGCCAGCGCCAGTACCGCATCCACGGTCACCGCATCGAGACCTGGGAGAACGGCGAGTGCACCGCCACCCAGACCGTCGATGATCCCCTGGAGTGGGTCGAGCACCGGCACCGCGCCGTGCGCGCCGCACCGCCCGAGGGCCTGCCGGGACTGCCGCGTTTCATCGGTGGGCTGGTGGGCTACTTCGGCTACGACACGATCCGCTATATCGAGCCGCGGCTCGCCGAGTGTCCCAACCCGGATCCGCTGGGCGTGCCCGACATCCTGCTCATGGAGTCCGAGGAGGTGCTGGTGTTCGACAACCTCGCCGGCCGGCTCTATGTGGTGGTCAACATCGATCCCGCCGAGGCCGACGGCCTGGCCCGCGGCGAGGCGCGGCTCGACGGGCTGGCCACGCAGCTGCGCACCCGGACCCTGCAGGACGCCGCCCCGGCGACGCCGCGGGTGGTCGCCGAGGAGGATTTCGACTCGTCCATTGGCCGCGACGACTACGAGGCCATCGTCGAGCGCATCCGGCAGTACATCATCGACGGCGACTGCATGCAGGTGGTGCCGTCACGGCGCATGAGCGCCGACTACCATGGCCGGCCGCTGGATCTGTACCGTGCGCTGCGCGGCACCAACCCGTCGCCGTATCTGTTCTTTCTGGACTTTGGCGACTTCCAGGTGGTGGGCTCGTCGCCGGAAATCCTCGCCCGGCTCGAGGACGGCGAGGCGACGGTGCGCCCCATCGCCGGCACCCGCCGGCGCGGCGCCACCGCTGAAGAGGACCGCGCCCTCGAGACCGAACTGCTGGCCGATCCCAAGGAGCGCGCCGAACACCTGATGCTGATCGATCTGGGCCGCAACGACATCGGCCGGGTCAGCGAACTGGGCAGCGTGCGGCTGACCGACCGCATGACCATCGAGCGCTACAGCCATGTCATGCACATCGTCTCGAACGTCACCGGGCGGCTGCGCGAGGGCCTGGGGCCCATGGATCTGCTGCGCGCGACCCACCCGGCGGGCACCCTCAGCGGTGCGCCCAAGATCCGCGCGATGGAGATCATCGACGAGGTCGAGCCGGTCAAGCGCGGGGTCTATGGCGGCGCGGTGGGGTATCTGTCGTGGTCGGGCAACATGGACACGGCCATCGCCATCCGCACCGCGGTGATCAAGGATGGACGCGTGCATGTGCAGGCCGGTGGCGGCGTCGTCCACGACTCCGACCCCCAGGCCGAGTGGGAGGAGACGGTGAACAAGGGCCGGGCGCTGTTCCGGGCGGTGGCCATGGCCGAGGCGGGGCTCGAGCCGCGCTGA
- a CDS encoding ABC transporter ATP-binding protein, whose amino-acid sequence MAVLSAEQLAVGFGDAPVLEGVDLTLQAQGLIAIVGPSGVGKSTLLRALAGLLPPLAGRIERPRHAPRKARDSAMVFQSPRLLPWRRVLGNVELGLENLGVPRAERQSRARHHLEQVGLGEFLHRWPHHLSGGQQQRVGLARALAVQPRVLFMDEPFSALDAMTRGRLQQALIALRRQTTAAIVFVTHDIEEATLLSDRIMVLGHAGSRQPARVRALLEVDLPLDERRDDPGFRRTVHEVERLIGEGAAP is encoded by the coding sequence ATGGCAGTACTGAGCGCCGAGCAGCTGGCCGTGGGCTTCGGCGACGCCCCGGTCCTCGAGGGGGTCGATCTGACGCTTCAGGCCCAGGGGCTGATCGCCATCGTCGGGCCCTCGGGGGTAGGCAAATCGACGCTGCTGCGCGCCCTCGCCGGCCTGCTGCCGCCACTGGCCGGCCGCATCGAGCGGCCCCGTCACGCGCCGCGCAAGGCCCGCGACAGCGCCATGGTGTTCCAGTCGCCGCGCCTGCTGCCGTGGCGGCGTGTCCTCGGCAACGTCGAGCTGGGGCTGGAGAACCTCGGCGTGCCACGCGCCGAGCGCCAGTCACGCGCCCGTCACCACCTCGAGCAGGTCGGCCTGGGCGAGTTCCTCCATCGCTGGCCCCACCATCTGTCGGGCGGTCAGCAGCAGCGCGTCGGCCTGGCCCGGGCGCTGGCGGTCCAGCCGCGGGTGCTGTTCATGGACGAGCCCTTCTCGGCCCTTGATGCGATGACCCGCGGGCGGCTGCAGCAGGCGCTGATCGCCCTGCGCCGCCAGACCACGGCCGCCATCGTGTTCGTCACCCACGACATCGAGGAGGCCACCCTGCTGAGCGACCGCATCATGGTGCTTGGCCACGCCGGCTCCCGTCAGCCGGCGCGGGTCCGGGCGCTGCTTGAGGTGGATCTGCCGCTGGATGAGCGCCGCGATGATCCCGGCTTCCGCCGGACCGTCCACGAGGTCGAGCGCCTGATCGGCGAAGGGGCCGCGCCATGA